From the genome of Equus asinus isolate D_3611 breed Donkey chromosome 24, EquAss-T2T_v2, whole genome shotgun sequence:
GGAGCATTACAAAATTTTCCCTCAAGTAGATATGCCCTCAAAGGAAATTTTCTAATCTTATGATGGCAATTGGGTGTTCTTCAGACCTTATTTATGCAGTTTAAAATGTAGTTCTCAACCCCTATCCCATGAGAAGAACAGGAGAATTAGCAAACCCGTGTTGTAGATGAAGACAGTGACATGGAGAAAATTTAATGACTTGTAACAGCAAACCTGCAACAGGTCTCCTGATCACTGGTtcgaaatgctttctctgctgtcCTGCTAGCTGAAGGTATTGCCGTTTCAAAGCAGAAGGATGAAGGCAGAGTGTCAGGATTATGTAGGGAAAGTTTTCACTGCAAATACGGGGAGCAGTGCAATCTACTTATTTCAGTATATAAGGCAAAATTATAAGTTCTGTCACATGGCATGGCATACATTGAtgtcttttactttaaaaatagtttttaaaaaatgtagtctGCATGTTACCAGTATAAAATGAGAAGCTGAAGCAATTCCACTTTTTTCTAGCAAAATCTTGATCCCACACCAGCTCCCCAAAGTAGATGAGCCAGAAATATGAAAGGCAACAGCTGCTCTGCCAGAAGTGAAAAGaccagaaacatccagaatgtTCTATGTGATAAAGGTGTGGGCCTTTCCAATACAAAATAGTGGTTAGTTCTATGTAGTTTTTGAGCTTTTAGCTGTGTATTATTGGTTTCATTTTCTAAGTTGATATCCTTGACAGTGAAAGAgaatcaatttttgttttaaaactataGACTGATACCCAGCATTCCTATGGCTTGGCTacgttgtttttcttctttttcttatcaatGACCAAGTTACAACATCTGTGTAGGCAGCGTTCGCTCAAGTACAACGTTGAAGGGAAGAGCAGACATGCTCCAGCAGAGCCTTCGATTCTTTGATACATTGAACTGGGTACtcagtggagcagcagttaaaaAGTACTGAGCTCAAGGATCTTGGAAGGGAGGCTTGGGAAGCCCAAGACTGGAATCTGGCTCTGTCTAGTAAGGACAATAGGTAGTATTTCATAAACAACCATGTGCCTGACACTGCTCTGAGCTCCTTACATGTCAACTCAATCACAACCATAGGAAGGATGTAGCTGGCATTGGTGGTAATTGTCAAGAGTTTTTGTTCACGTCACCACCCTGTTCCAAGAGATCGtgttttctcattgagtcaggtTAACAATCCTAGAATACTGCTTGAAGGAAAATTTCTGTAGTAGTCAGTAGTATATGTGagcgtgtacacacacacaacgtATGTATACcttcagtggagaaagcagacaTTGTAGATTTTATAATCCTGTGAGAGTGGGAGGAAAGACCAGGTCACCATTTGGATTTGGTAAAAATCTACATTTAAATCCTGTTATTACCTTCACATCTTTGTCAGAGGCTAGGTTCATATTGGCTTCACAAAGAAAATTGCATACACTCCTTTTCAGCAAACATGTATGCGTGTTCTATTCAGTGAATGTTCAGACTTTTTTGAGTATTTGTCTCTCAgagcatatttttttaattaggtgATTTGCTTCACTTGTAGCTGCCAGCATCTCTTTCTGACTTAAGGTTGGTCAGCCTTTGCTGAAATGAAGTTGGTCTGGGAGTGAAATTGGAGGTTTGATTAACTTACATGCTGCATATAAAGTAAGTTTAAaagtggatgtgtgtgtgtgataaagtTTATCAGTTTCATAGGCCTTACCGTGTGTGGCAGTCAGATACTGAGTTGCCCAGGAGCAAGAGGCCACAAGATGGCAAGCTAACACTGGAAATGTGTGTATAGCTAAAGTCTGGAAATTGAATGAGAAATTACCTTTCCATCATTTTTTACTTATACTTTAATCATGGACAAGGGCTAATATGTggtaattatttgtatttttgaaaacttATGATAAGTTGAACAATTATTgaagtacaattttaaaaattgggagatgACTATGATGTATTAGCCGTTGGTCCGTTTTAGTATGACTAGACCACTGTTTATAATGTAAAGAGGCTAGAGCCACTTTTCATggattatacatatttttaactttttagaaaGCACCAGTCAAAAAATCTTGTTTTGACCAGAAGGTAGTCACACTGCTACCTCTACATGCAAAGGAGACTTGGAAATGTGCTTTTTTAGCTGGGCACATTGCCATCCCCAACAAAATCAGAATTTAGTTgtctaataaagttaaaaaaaaaaactaacatagTTGGTCTTTACATGGAATACCAATATTCCAAAGATCTTTGAAACAATTTTGTACAGGAAATTTCTGGAAGACTAgatttggagttttaaaaaactgaatttttcCTCTATCACTTCATGTAAGTTAAGGCAAGTCACCTTATCATTCTGAATTTTAGtctcatttgtaaatatttttaagatttcttccaATTCCAGAATACTATGATTTTTATAGTTCATACAACATAGGTATGCTGAAAGTTTCATAAATATGTTCATCGTTGCTGAGCCACTACTGTGGGCTAAGCCCTGAAGGTACAGTGATGAAAGACATATCTCTTGCCTACATTCAAGATGCTTATAGTTTAGAGGGGGGTACAAATGCATAAGCAAATAATACATggaaaagtgataaaataaaGCCACCTATTGTCGATTACAAtatctaacattttttaaaagaacctcTATGTGCCAGTGATTTGCGTGGATCATCTCATCTAATCTGttcaacaaccctgtgagatgggTATTATTTATCCCcgttttacattaaaaatttgtTCTCTTGTAGAAATATTTGATCCAAGCTTTGAAATGAAATCAATTTTTCAAGgtggagaaaagaatgaaatcatacaagATATTATTAAGTACCTTACTTGTCACTATAATGCCAGgattttaaagaagataaatCTTTTTATAATCAGTTCTATggaatttcctaaattttttattgcagtgaGATGTCATTGTTTCTacatgaaatttgttttttaaagatggttCTCAATCAATCAGAGGTCTTTCTGTGGTATCAAGTCTATATAGTGATAGAGCCAATACAAGGTCTCATTTTCCCAGTACccgatatatatacatatatgttccAGGAACAAGAACAATAGGATCTTAGTGAGGTGAGTTAAAAGGAAATTTGGAGATTATCTAGCTATACCTCCCATACAATCCAGGGGTATTCTTGATAATCTCTTTTGGTGTCAGAGATCTCACTACTTTATCAGGCAATCATTTCATTCTGAGGCAATTCAAATTAATAGAGTGTTTCTATATTAGGTAAAATCTTTATCTCTTTGATTTTCACCCATTGGTCCTGGTTCTGAAACCTTGGAACACGAAACAAGCTATTTGCCTTTCAAGCTCTTGGAAAATTATTCCCTTCTACTAACAGggttaaattaacttttttttccaataGTCTCATACTATGCTTTGCTCATATTAAGGTGATGCACAGGTAAAACTCCAAGGACTTTATGTGGTGAACGAATATCAATTAGTTCTGATAATAAAATTTTGACTCAATGCAGAAAGATTACTTGTTTCATTTCACCTGATTTGTTCTAAACAAAATTTGAGGTTTTTAATCCTGTTTTATTTCTGACATTCAACATACTGgtcatttcttttgtcttcattcTTCAGTAGATGTAAACATGCCTTCTGTGTCTTCATCCTAATCACTAACACGAATATAGTCAGGAACTGTTTTTGGCTCTAAGGAAAAGAGACTAACAAGGCAGTCACTTACATCAGGTAGGAGTTAAACTGTGTCTCACATAACAACAGAAACCAAAGCATGGAGATAGGCCGTTCTGGACTGATAGGCAGTTGCATAGTGCTATCAGTGTCCCAGGAGCTatctttctgctcctttgtccATAAGGTCTTGTTCTATCCTCAAAATCACCTCATGGTAGAAAGATGTTCACTGCAGCTCTAGCTGTGATGACTCAGGCAGAAAGAGGGAGAGCGAAAAGATGCATGCAAGCTAGGTCAACCCCACTTTTTAACTTTTCCCAAAGCACCcgttaaaaaatattgttttgacAAGAAGGTAGTCACACTGCTACCTTTACATCCAAAGGAGACTTGGAAATGTGCTTTTTGTAGCTGGGCACATTGCCACCCCCAGCAAAGTGAGACTTCTTTTAGGTGGACGTGAATAAATATTAGTAGATGAaagatggaagaggcaagaagaaaCGTAAAGACTTTTCCGAGAAATATTGAGCTCCTAAGTATCAGGGACCTAAGCTATAGggataaaaagatgaagaaatgaatcaGACAGATCCTTGACCTTAGCCACAGTCGGCAGTTTTTTATGTCATCACCAATTTAATGTAATTAAGAACAATCTTCTCTAAGAAGATTGGTTTATCAGGTTTGCTGATCTTCCACAGGAAGTCACATCTCAAGTTACTGCACTTACTCTCCTTTGAGAtaagtgctttataaatgaaAGCACTTAGGTAACCTAGTGATAATACTACTTTTAGTAATGGGATTGATAATTTAACTAATGACATTTTTATTGCAAGAATGTGGAAATTGTATTGCTTAATATTTGTCTGCTCTGGCCCCAATCTACTGCACACAGTTGAACCTTTTCCTAAAGGATGGGAATCTGAGTCCACTTCTTCAACTTCCTATTATTCTGCACAGACAAATAGATTCAACCCCAATTCTATACCACAGCCATTCTAACCATCTCTACTCTAACAGGAGGCGTTAATGTCTGAAAAAAATctaagataaaaaattaaattacatatattacttttctctgaacatttttccttctcttttatagAAAATTAAATCTTCATAGCTGGGGAAGGGTCTAATACTTCACCTTAAATAGATGGGAGTGTTGACCTGTGTGGGTAACATCCAGAACTCATTCACTTTGCTTTCAAGCAGGATGTATGAGTCGTTAtagtattttaaaagataatcattTTCTTAGAGAAGTTTATTAGACTCTGTGACATGGTGGAAACAATATAGGTCtgtgaaaaattctcaaaatgacCTAATTTAATGTTAAGGAAACAGCTGCTGGCAGGTCTCTCCCAGGACACCTCCCTTGGGCTTTTGTCATAAAAATTCAATTGAATGCTGACGTATGTTGCCTCCAGGTGCTCcaccactcctgctttctttccacGTCAATTTTTACAGAGCTGTGAAATACCTTTTCTTCTGTGCTCTGTGTAGTAgtaaatatacaaacaaaaagtGTGAACTAGGAGTAAATTGGCTTCAATAATTAAGGAAAGTGTTATATGCATGGGTTGGGATGTGAGCTAGAAAAAGAGACGGTCCACTTTGggctttataattatttattaaaattgtaaGAACAAAAGTAACAAACAATGAGaagatttataaagaaaaagttcATCTTTTATTGTAACCAATGTTGACATCCTTCCGCATTTTCCCGATTTTTCGATTTACACAAACATTCTATTTGTACACACGTAAAAGTTAGGATGCTCAATCCCTAGGAAGGAAAGGCTAAGAGAAATATCCTACCTCTTTTTTCTGTTATACAGGAAAAGGTTTATGAAAAACATGGTTTTATTAGGACCCTTTCCGTTGCAAGACACAGAAACCCAGTTTAAGCAAAAATGGGGAATTTATCCATGTAACTAAACAGCAGAAAGGGTAGGGGTGGAGCCAGTGTTGGGGACAGCAGGGTTGAAGAATTCAGACATCCTCAGATCTTTGCCTTTTTCGTCTCTCCTGCCATTTTTGCAGTCTGTCTGTCTGAAGGAAATTGGCTTAGTTTCCTTGGGAAGACTGGAATCGTAGCCACTTGCAGCTCTAGGCATTCTTTCGTACaagcacttgaaaaaaatttacCTCCAGCTCCAATTAGAAGAAACCCTATGGCCAGGGGTAAGGTCCGTAACCTTGGGGACCTTGGACTAGGGGATCAGGTGCTGGGGAAAAGTGCTAGGGAGTCAGATAACCAAGGCAGGAATGGCTTGAATGGAACTAGGAAGCTGTCTGGTTAGTGATTTGAGAAGCCTGGTGTAGTGAGCAGGTGGTTTAAGCAAGACCTATGGTTGATTGTAAAGTCTGCTTTCTCTAAATGTATGTCCCTGAAAAAACTGCCTTTTGGCCTCTcgatttcttcatctttaaggTTACTGTCTGCTTCCTGAGCGCCAGAAGGTGGTAGGGAGGTGGCCATGTAAATGGAGGAGACAGGTGTAAGTCACTCCGCCCCATCTTCACCTCCATGCTCCTTAATGAATGTGGACATTCTCTGGAGGCAGGAATTAGATCTCTGAAGGTGCATAGAACAGTGTCTTGCTTCTGTTGAtcattgctcaataaatattaatttatatataagaGAAACAATAAAGATGGCAAAATTTAACTGCCAATTTCTCTCAGACAAATGCTTTAGGTTTTCACTGACACCAAGACAGCCTCCAGGATGTCCTTATAGGAaacttattttgtaaattaagCTTAAAGGAGGGAAAAAACCGTTCACCTTCCTATCTAAACAACTTGGTTTTCACAGCCCTTGCTCCCATTGCTTTTCAATCTCCTCTCTACACAAAGGGGAAAAGCAAAGAATGTACATAACCAAGCGATCCTTTTCTCTTGAGTAGAGCTGCTTGTCATAACCGAGGTGAAGAGGCTGAGCTCCCCAAAAACATTTTTGGTAGCAAACGTCCTCAGGCTGAAAACTTCCCTCTTCTCCACTCTAGTTCCTTGCACTAAACTCTGCTTTCTAGATTCCATGCCATGATCAGGGCCTCAAAAACCTTAAACCTCTTTAATCACCCACCACTGTTAAAAGAGAATTATTCCTGTAAGTCCTTACATGGTCACCTGCAATTGTGTAGCTAGGTGTTCTCCTGTGATGTAAAAAGTCTAGATGTAAGCTCCTGAGTCCAGCAGTGATCTGTGGTGCAAATTGAAGGAAGGGGAAAGCCAGAAATTCTTCTTGCCCTCTGCTGTCCAGGATACAGTCTTTATCACAGATTATGACCACTATTGGCAACGTGGTCTGTCAACTACATAATGACACAAGTAACTTCCATTATGCATGAATCATAATGAGACATTTTATGCCACAGAGGGCAGGCCATGGAAGACATGACATAATTGGTTTtagttaaaattacatttttaggCACTGACTTTGTTAAAAAATTCCCAGCAGAGAAAAATGATTTCTGAGCTATCTTTACCAAGCAGGGCTGCAAATCCTGTTCTAAAATTGTCAGAACCAAGTTTTATTTCCCTGAATAATCTACCCAGTGCAGCCAGGCAATGATATCAATGACAGTCAaatcacatttcatttttattttggagaaatGCATATATGTTAGAGTATTAAATCCAAAgagaatatatctttttttttaaataggaaaataaaagagctATAGTCTTCAAATCAAGTTATAAAAAACTTTTTATACTTTTTGCATCAGTGTAAAAGCATAGTGCACATTTTATTATCTatcctagagagagagagactagtAGATTGTAGGCAAACTGTGGCGTATTGTGTGATACGTTGTGAATTCCTGATTATAAAAAGGTCCAACAACATGGAAATTTATGAAGTATTTCAATGTTCTGTGGTTAAAGAGAAATGCTAAATAATCAAGTGGGCATTTTCTGCATCCTCTCCAGCTCCCCATCGAGGTGCTGCTTTCTGTGGGACGTGCCTTCCCTCATCACTCGAGAGGGACTTTTTCAGATGTCTGCTAGTTCAGGCTTAAGTGGCATATCTCCCAGTAATACTTGTAGACTCGGAGACCACTGGATGAtggctttcttccctctcctctagTCCACTTATACCCGGGGACACCTAACCTGCAGACTGCTGGGCTCTGTGGTCTTTCCCCTGGCCAGGCCTTCCCACAGAGGATTAGCTGCTCCCCCACCCTCACTGTGTCTTTCTCTCAAAGACTGAGTAGGGCTGAGGGGGTGGAGCCTTGGCTGCCACTGTGGAGAGACCGCCAGTGCCTCAGTTGCAGCTTGGGGGCCCTCACCTTTATCAGAAGCATCACTTTTTGTGTTTTCCAGTTGACGTATCTAAGCAGCTAAAAGAATTCTGTTAGTTGCGTTTCTTCAGACTAATCTGCAATTAAGTATTCAAACACAACTCATGTGCCACACGAACCCTACAACCAAACAATGAGACCTCTGTCTAGTGTACACAGCTGAGCGCATATTGAAAAATTTAAGAATTCCTCCCTGATGACTTTAAGGCTGACATCCTTTGTTTTCCGACCCAGCCTAGGTCTTGCTTGGGAGGGATGTAGGTTTTCTTTGTTTAGCTCTTGTGTGTGTCACAAAGTAGTTTTGTTTCACCTCGCTGGGGTGTGCTTATGGCCAAGTCTGAATGGTGATTCTGGAGTAGGGGAGGGACCCCTGTCTCACCACATTCAATATATCTGGGGTGGTGGCACTCACACACTGAGGACTTGAGGCTTTTAGGGTATTTTTGGAGACAGCACTTAATAAGACACTTAAGAACCAAAAAGCTCAGTTCCATGAAATTCAATATAACGCACAGGCACGAGGTACTGACCAAGAAGAGGATGAAGATCGTTTTCTCGGTGGGTTTGGAGATGAAGCAATCCACCGTGTTGGGACAGGGCTTCAAATCACACTTCACAAGATAAGGAACGCTAAAGCCATCGTACAGCTTGTAAAATAAAACCAGGAAGCCAATTTCAAAACCAGTTTTAACAATGAGGCTGATAAGGTAAGTGTACCACAGGCCCCCATCCATCGTACCTGGGCTGACATAGAGTTTCTTTCTGTGCCTTTTCTCTCTACCCTCACAATAGGCTACATGTAGAACCACCAAAAGTGAAGGAGTGGAGACCATGATCAGTTGTAAGGCCCAAAGTCTGACCTGGGAGACGGGGAAGTAGTAGTCAAAACACACATTTTCACAGCCAGGCTGTCTAATGTTGCACTCAAACTCTTTCTGCTCATCTTTCCACACATGCTCTGCTGCCACCATGTAGACCAGCAACCGGAAGATGAACACAACAGCCAGCCAAATCCGCCCAATCCCGGTTGAGTATTTATTTACTCCACTTAGGAGGTCTCTGAGGAACATCCAGCTCATGACAGGCTCAAAAGAAGGCAAGATTctgcaaaagaaaacaatttcatcatgattcattatttttattccattggCTGTCTTACTTGATCATGGGGTTATGGAAGATAAACTCGAATTTCTGCATTATTACAACTATGGATGTTGTGAGCTAAGAATCCCGTAGGATATACTCACTTTCATACAGGGAGATCACACAGTTGGTTCGCAAATGTGATTGATCCCTTGCCAAGTTTAATGTGGAACTTAGTTGATCATCCCACGCACACTACCCCATTTTCAAACAAATCCTTCTAGTTATTTCTTCCCTCTCAGGATGAATTGATTCTGTTGCTGATCTAGAAAGAATTAAATGTGAATCCCAAGGTGAACTTGGTACATTGAGATATCCCTCACATGCCAGCTTCTTAAAGTTGTAgtctcttctcattttctctagTTTGTCAATGCCCCTCCTCGATCCTTAAAGGTTATTCcttgcccctgcctcctcttatgTCCCATATCCCATACCAGCAGCTGAGCCTGCCTACAATTTGATAGTGAAAAGGGAGACTCTCCAACATGAACTTCCTCAAACTCGTGCTCCCTCATCCCTCCAGATGCCCATCCCTCATCCAGGCCTAAGTTACCTTCTTACCCGGTTTGGAGGGAGAGAGCAGTCTCCTCTTGCCTCAAAGTGATCATTCCAGCTCTACATCCTGTTCTTGATCCATCCATTTGCCCTGTTCTGTATTCTGTATCTTCAACCTCCACTGTCCCCTTCCTCTTAGCATGTAAATGTACTTAAGTGTCCATTTTTAGTGGGGTAAATCTTCATAGCTTATCTTTCTGACAGTCCGTCTTCCTTGATCCCTTATTTCTACTTCCTCAACTGTTATTTACTTTTCAACTTTCTGAGTTTGGTTTTTTCTGCTCACCATTACACTTAATTTTTTGTGCTAAAGTTAGCATGACCACTCAACTACCAAGTCTGCACACTTCAGATCgcatttaatttttctgtgacGTTTAATATTGTTGCCTGCACTTGCAGTCTTAAAATCCTTTCAGCCTCGGTATCCATACTACTCTACCTCCTCTTTCCGTTGTTCTGATGCTCTTGATTGTGCCATCTTAGTTTTCTTTGTCCAGATTTTAAAAGCTCTGTCCTCTGCTCTTTTCTCACTCTATATGCTTTCCCTGGAAAATCTCATTCATTCCCATGGAGTCAAGTACTGCTTTCAAGTTCTTGACTGTCAAATCTTTGGCTCTTCCCCGGACTTCCATATTTCACAGCCTCCTTATTATCATCTAAATAACCCACAGGCATCTCCAACTTGATATGTCTACGCTTGAGTTTACTATCTGCCCTGCCCTATGATTTCCTTGTCTTGTTGAATGGCATCACCAACACCCAACTACCCAAGCTGGAAATCCCTTATTCATCCTGAACTCCTCTctcattacttatttttaattgctcACCAGATTCTTCTGATTCCCCCTAAATGTCTCTCAAGTTCATTCCAAGTGACTGCTGAAATTTCCCTCACCTATACAGCCCTCCAAATGCTTTCTGTTTCCAGTTTCATCATCTCTGCCCCTTCCCTTCTAGTACATCCTCAATGTCGCTTGATTCTCTGgcacctctctcc
Proteins encoded in this window:
- the GJB7 gene encoding gap junction beta-7 protein isoform X2, yielding MSWMFLRDLLSGVNKYSTGIGRIWLAVVFIFRLLVYMVAAEHVWKDEQKEFECNIRQPGCENVCFDYYFPVSQVRLWALQLIMVSTPSLLVVLHVAYCEGREKRHRKKLYVSPGTMDGGLWYTYLISLIVKTGFEIGFLVLFYKLYDGFSVPYLVKCDLKPCPNTVDCFISKPTEKTIFILFLVSTSCLCVILNFMELSFLVLKCLIKCCLQKYPKSLKSSVCECHHPRYIECGETGVPPLLQNHHSDLAISTPQRGETKLLCDTHKS
- the GJB7 gene encoding gap junction beta-7 protein isoform X1, encoding MSQNKRSGYTCLAYTTLETTRLHFPELKAVVPSQGDNIINSGFFQSNEQPTGFLLNLHICVKRILPSFEPVMSWMFLRDLLSGVNKYSTGIGRIWLAVVFIFRLLVYMVAAEHVWKDEQKEFECNIRQPGCENVCFDYYFPVSQVRLWALQLIMVSTPSLLVVLHVAYCEGREKRHRKKLYVSPGTMDGGLWYTYLISLIVKTGFEIGFLVLFYKLYDGFSVPYLVKCDLKPCPNTVDCFISKPTEKTIFILFLVSTSCLCVILNFMELSFLVLKCLIKCCLQKYPKSLKSSVCECHHPRYIECGETGVPPLLQNHHSDLAISTPQRGETKLLCDTHKS